A genomic stretch from Spirochaetota bacterium includes:
- a CDS encoding cobalamin B12-binding domain-containing protein, with the protein MSQDKKIKVLVAKPGLDGHDRGAKVIAYGLRNQGMEVIYTGRRQSAEKIVNAAIQEDVDVIGLSILSGAHMTFFPKVIKLLKEKNAGNILVIGGGIIPDEDIPALKEKGISEVFGPGTLIKEIAEYIEQHTQ; encoded by the coding sequence ATGTCACAGGATAAAAAAATTAAGGTTTTAGTTGCAAAACCTGGCCTCGATGGTCATGACAGGGGTGCAAAGGTAATTGCTTATGGTCTTAGGAATCAGGGGATGGAGGTAATATATACGGGACGACGACAATCAGCAGAAAAGATTGTTAATGCAGCTATTCAGGAGGATGTTGATGTTATTGGTTTAAGTATCTTATCAGGCGCACATATGACATTTTTTCCTAAAGTGATAAAACTACTGAAAGAAAAAAATGCTGGTAATATACTAGTTATCGGTGGCGGAATCATCCCTGATGAAGACATCCCTGCCTTAAAGGAGAAGGGAATATCTGAAGTCTTTGGGCCTGGCACACTGATTAAAGAAATTGCAGAATACATAGAGCAACATACCCAATAG
- a CDS encoding methyltransferase domain-containing protein produces the protein MEQTLYDEFNSIESRHWWFLARQRIFITLIESFFHHPKDSKILDIGCGTGMNMKNLAKFGSVIGMDLSMDAIRYCQQIGNPLCQGDMSNLPFQSNSFDIITILDVVEHLEDDLGALKEVYRICNNKGILLVAVPAFQFLWGEHDELAHHIRRYTLGELRKLVEESGFEILKISYNNFFFFPIGLVFRYLKRFFRRLNNKRELTSDFANTAPPILNEILREIYAFEGKLLKHFNLPLGLSILCICRKSI, from the coding sequence TTGGAGCAGACACTGTATGATGAGTTTAATAGCATTGAGAGTAGACATTGGTGGTTTTTGGCTCGTCAGAGGATTTTTATTACTCTGATTGAATCTTTTTTTCATCATCCCAAGGACTCTAAAATCTTGGATATAGGTTGCGGTACAGGAATGAACATGAAGAATCTTGCCAAATTCGGCAGTGTTATTGGGATGGATCTATCCATGGATGCAATACGCTATTGCCAACAGATTGGAAATCCCCTATGCCAGGGTGATATGTCAAATCTGCCATTCCAATCAAATTCATTTGATATAATTACTATACTTGATGTGGTTGAGCATTTAGAAGATGATCTAGGCGCGTTAAAAGAGGTTTACCGGATCTGTAATAACAAAGGTATCCTTTTGGTAGCAGTTCCGGCTTTCCAGTTTCTATGGGGAGAGCATGACGAATTAGCCCATCATATAAGGCGTTATACCTTAGGCGAATTAAGGAAATTAGTTGAAGAGAGCGGATTTGAGATTTTGAAGATCTCATATAACAACTTTTTTTTCTTTCCCATAGGATTAGTATTTAGATATTTAAAGCGGTTTTTTCGAAGGTTAAATAATAAGAGAGAGCTAACGTCAGATTTTGCCAACACTGCACCACCAATACTGAATGAAATACTGAGAGAGATCTATGCATTTGAGGGTAAGTTGTTAAAACACTTCAACCTTCCCTTAGGATTAAGCATACTCTGTATTTGCCGTAAAAGTATTTAA
- a CDS encoding cytochrome c3 family protein — translation MSRSGHIALIIGIPTLLSIILFFSISSYGGSGTDFPHDAHLEDIECIGCHKTAQEEDKPGFPDKEVCTDCHDDTEGVDLSGLPTRPLYLNARFPHGSHSDVECKECHGDLAEEEPKIMGVDECLKCHEENELELSCKDCHGQDRFFPSYHKLAGKWKKRHGLRVKTIMKSDHAYDCGVCHTDDACRKCHQFSRPQDHTGFWKIRGHGIRALAKRESCSNCHNEVFCIRCHKNKKPLNHRGNWVNLHGKTIPGGHAGNTNRCNVCHLPEPYCGIRCHTTK, via the coding sequence ATGTCAAGATCAGGTCATATAGCACTTATTATTGGAATTCCAACGCTCTTATCTATCATATTGTTTTTTTCGATTTCCTCTTATGGTGGTAGCGGAACTGACTTCCCTCATGATGCCCACTTAGAGGATATTGAATGTATTGGTTGTCATAAGACTGCCCAGGAAGAGGATAAACCCGGTTTTCCAGATAAAGAGGTCTGTACCGACTGTCATGATGATACAGAGGGCGTTGATCTATCAGGTCTTCCAACACGTCCGCTATATCTTAACGCCCGATTTCCTCATGGATCCCACTCAGACGTAGAGTGTAAGGAATGCCATGGGGATCTCGCAGAGGAGGAGCCAAAGATTATGGGTGTGGATGAATGCCTTAAGTGTCATGAAGAGAATGAATTGGAATTATCGTGCAAGGATTGCCATGGACAGGACAGATTCTTCCCTTCATATCACAAGCTTGCTGGGAAATGGAAGAAGCGGCATGGACTCAGGGTTAAGACAATTATGAAAAGTGATCATGCATATGACTGTGGCGTATGTCATACTGATGATGCCTGTAGAAAATGTCATCAATTTAGTCGTCCACAGGATCATACAGGCTTTTGGAAAATCCGAGGACATGGTATAAGGGCTTTGGCTAAGCGGGAGTCCTGTTCCAATTGTCATAATGAGGTTTTTTGTATCAGATGTCATAAGAATAAAAAGCCATTGAACCATCGAGGTAATTGGGTAAATCTTCATGGGAAAACAATACCAGGTGGACATGCTGGAAATACAAACAGATGTAATGTATGCCACCTTCCTGAGCCTTATTGTGGAATTCGCTGTCATACGACAAAATAG
- a CDS encoding sugar phosphate nucleotidyltransferase encodes MIKTALIPAGGKGIRAYPLTTFIPKAMLEVAGKPLILHNIEILRDQLNIKDIYIIVGHLRSQITGFLGDGSKYGVNVSYIHCEDPSIGLARGIFLAKDYIHEPFITILADELYIDSNHAEIKNLPNRDFSAICGVNVTRNPLNIKRNYSVYLEDGRISNLEEKPEVIKNNLLGCGTYIFNSSIFEAIDKASPSPKSGQVELTDIINSLAMANFHVFPFFLKGEYFNINSIEDYNAANYEVRSRNFDKYKVSMVVPAFNEEESIGYVINDFIEHVDELFVVDNSSSDNTARIALELGARVETVNLKGYGDTIKYGLDNAIGDILIVMEADYSFRSKDLYKILEYLKDADMVLGTRTTCEMIEQGANMSGIQQWANIFVAKILELLWWGQRPRFTDVGCTYRGVWRDSYYKFRDYLTGTGPEFSPEMMIEAIRSRKRVIEVPISYFPRIGGESKHSANYWNLSKTALRMLKLIFKKKFFH; translated from the coding sequence ATGATCAAGACAGCGCTTATACCAGCTGGTGGGAAAGGGATAAGGGCCTATCCCCTGACCACATTTATTCCAAAAGCAATGCTTGAGGTTGCCGGCAAGCCGCTAATCCTTCACAATATTGAAATATTACGAGATCAATTAAACATTAAGGATATTTATATAATAGTCGGACATCTGCGTAGTCAGATAACCGGATTTTTGGGTGATGGTTCCAAATATGGAGTTAATGTTAGTTACATCCATTGTGAAGATCCATCAATAGGCCTTGCTCGGGGAATTTTTCTTGCAAAGGATTATATTCACGAGCCCTTTATTACTATTCTTGCGGATGAACTCTATATTGATTCTAATCATGCTGAGATTAAGAATCTACCTAATAGAGATTTTTCAGCAATCTGTGGCGTTAACGTTACACGTAATCCTTTGAATATAAAGAGGAATTATTCTGTTTATTTGGAGGATGGTAGAATATCTAATCTTGAGGAAAAACCAGAGGTTATAAAAAATAATCTTCTTGGTTGCGGCACATACATCTTCAACTCGAGTATATTTGAGGCTATAGATAAGGCTTCTCCATCGCCAAAGTCCGGACAAGTGGAATTGACTGATATTATAAACTCCCTTGCAATGGCAAATTTTCATGTTTTCCCCTTCTTTCTCAAGGGAGAATATTTTAATATCAACTCCATAGAGGACTACAACGCTGCTAATTATGAGGTAAGGTCACGAAATTTTGATAAATACAAGGTTAGTATGGTTGTTCCAGCATTCAATGAAGAGGAATCAATTGGTTATGTAATAAATGATTTTATTGAACATGTTGATGAATTATTTGTTGTTGATAATAGCTCATCCGATAATACAGCAAGGATTGCATTAGAATTGGGCGCTCGTGTAGAAACTGTGAATTTGAAAGGGTATGGGGATACCATTAAATACGGCCTGGATAATGCCATAGGCGATATATTGATAGTAATGGAGGCTGATTATTCATTCAGATCAAAAGATTTGTATAAAATTCTTGAGTATTTAAAGGATGCTGATATGGTTCTGGGCACCCGCACAACCTGTGAGATGATAGAGCAGGGAGCCAATATGTCTGGGATTCAGCAATGGGCAAATATATTTGTTGCAAAGATACTCGAATTGCTCTGGTGGGGACAGCGACCCAGGTTTACTGATGTTGGATGTACATATCGTGGAGTATGGCGGGATTCCTATTATAAATTTAGGGATTATCTTACAGGCACTGGGCCAGAATTCTCACCTGAGATGATGATTGAGGCTATAAGATCGAGAAAGAGGGTAATCGAGGTTCCCATCTCCTATTTCCCCAGGATAGGAGGGGAATCCAAGCACTCTGCTAATTATTGGAATCTATCCAAAACTGCACTTAGGATGCTTAAGTTGATTTTTAAGAAGAAATTTTTCCATTAG
- a CDS encoding DUF2079 domain-containing protein, with product MLIRSKLKTVLVKLLDIISFTYILIIMAIIITGGYKGSLLGIYVSARSLLNPIIILLSSIALRYLLSRDDLSSSISVKFLINIRSYLLNASFRNLFIAVTLFLIIFKLLQHYSYHTYACDLSLFDYPIHYTLKGQFMYSPWWSSLKNFFGIHFWPILTFIVPFYLIYDSPIILLILQGIFTSLALIPITAIAKENGFDREDRIYIGIFYIFNLFLWRGFEYNFHIEILYPLFLFFAFYTAFKQRFLLHTIFILLTLSIKEDAFFHCIMLEAFFFVFNGNRRIALLNIMLSLIWGFFTLKFALPYLRPEEFANIFLIDRYGHLGSNYTEIILYVISHPLEMCRMIFRVSLLRFILSFGFLPLLHLKLSIFGFPSLLIHLFTNFPPQFNLKFYHALPAIPFFVISSIFVLKKVDIKWRKRLLLLLVIISLSSFRTPGWLIPTPADIRAHFIFANFNTEEVISAQANIFPHLPRSANISIYPNRINDAKYIMLKLNRRHATIEMTKEEYYKKIIELIDEGNYRIERYFYPYVILRREKRDSRLDDKMKQLREDVLKIIKNR from the coding sequence GTGTTAATTAGATCGAAACTAAAAACAGTATTAGTAAAGCTGTTGGATATCATTTCTTTCACATACATCCTTATTATTATGGCAATTATTATTACCGGGGGATATAAGGGAAGCCTATTGGGGATATATGTAAGCGCCAGGTCATTGCTTAATCCAATAATTATCTTACTCTCCTCCATTGCCTTGAGATATCTTTTATCAAGGGATGATTTATCATCGTCAATATCAGTCAAGTTTCTAATTAATATTAGATCCTATCTACTAAATGCCTCCTTTAGGAATCTATTCATTGCTGTTACATTATTTCTCATAATTTTTAAACTATTACAGCATTATAGTTATCACACCTATGCCTGTGACCTTTCTTTGTTTGATTATCCTATCCATTACACACTGAAGGGGCAGTTCATGTATTCCCCATGGTGGAGCTCATTGAAGAATTTTTTTGGAATTCACTTCTGGCCTATACTCACATTTATTGTTCCCTTCTACCTAATCTATGATTCTCCAATAATCCTTTTAATCCTTCAGGGAATCTTCACATCCCTCGCCTTGATACCCATTACAGCTATTGCAAAGGAAAACGGATTTGACAGGGAGGATAGAATATATATTGGGATCTTTTATATCTTTAATCTCTTTTTATGGAGAGGTTTTGAATATAATTTTCACATTGAAATACTTTATCCACTATTTCTATTTTTTGCCTTTTATACAGCCTTTAAACAAAGATTTCTTCTCCATACTATATTTATTCTCTTAACACTCAGCATAAAAGAAGACGCATTTTTCCATTGTATTATGTTAGAAGCATTTTTTTTCGTATTTAATGGGAATAGAAGGATTGCATTACTAAATATAATGCTTTCTTTAATTTGGGGATTTTTTACATTGAAGTTTGCTCTTCCATATCTTCGGCCTGAAGAATTCGCAAATATCTTTCTGATTGATAGATATGGACACCTTGGCAGCAATTACACAGAGATCATCCTCTATGTTATTTCACATCCTCTAGAGATGTGCAGAATGATATTCAGGGTATCACTCCTTCGATTCATCCTATCATTTGGCTTTCTTCCCCTTCTGCATCTTAAACTATCAATATTTGGATTTCCATCTCTACTAATTCATCTATTCACTAATTTTCCACCTCAATTCAATTTAAAATTTTATCATGCATTACCTGCAATTCCATTCTTTGTCATTTCATCCATATTTGTGCTGAAAAAGGTTGATATAAAATGGAGAAAGAGGCTGCTCTTGCTTCTTGTCATAATTAGTCTCTCAAGTTTTAGGACTCCTGGATGGTTAATCCCCACTCCTGCTGATATTAGGGCTCATTTTATATTTGCAAATTTTAATACAGAAGAAGTCATCTCAGCGCAGGCTAACATATTTCCACATCTTCCAAGATCTGCTAACATATCGATTTATCCTAATAGAATCAATGATGCAAAGTATATAATGTTAAAGTTAAATCGCAGGCATGCCACTATTGAAATGACTAAAGAAGAATATTACAAAAAAATTATTGAACTAATTGATGAGGGTAACTATCGGATTGAGAGATATTTTTATCCCTATGTCATATTAAGAAGGGAGAAACGCGATTCAAGATTGGATGACAAGATGAAACAATTGAGAGAGGACGTATTGAAGATTATTAAAAATAGATAA